A genomic segment from Papilio machaon chromosome 10, ilPapMach1.1, whole genome shotgun sequence encodes:
- the LOC106718200 gene encoding uncharacterized protein LOC106718200, with amino-acid sequence MGLLWVILFSASTGLLLIQGLPVRPTPQVYPHGTNEAAVLEGWMPQGLYMLPVLALVITALGLLFGCTWCYRHKDCKPNEGADNQLFAPTASLHNARPPPDAVFSEPVNNNISEDNNNGPISLREMQNIANNNAAAYIVSENEERNRISRESVVEFEPLPADLRVIDPLERCADWFGGEDLSRNRLQYLREIGRGWFGRVVEGELDNTSTSVAVKILNQNASLEDKARFLDEAKIYRDSRHENILGFVAKCLQEDPWILLFELCSIDLQQYLIVNRPKMAILNESGVPLQLMCDVSSALSYLHSRGLLYGTLWCGSVMVREGEPARAVLGQYGAAHPPHDTAAPETRRYPAVNNSNSEVWSLGTLIWEICAWGAQPQAAPPPLPDLPCPYRTHLYQVMQLCWNPNPESRPSAGQVYALLNHLHSTHAHSRHVDAAHDDGYGSSDFEERWQRLKPNSIPKIDEHVAIVHAPSTSMTSHFTSEQDLDNPPTMQDTLSIDLDTAVSRSSSIMSDKDPLSIQIKSESLTNLHGSLEDVRNIYLTHNETAAIECHQGNVSLDDNKDKDYDRSDSSMDPWVKDIITGSQDDVRYYKDVSDVIKNLDNILNSEKTSSSESSHQASPSRDNLSLECKKDYPMQKSLVKSPGITNFQNILEVGFDSEMRNDTCEDEGDRETIGTLSHSFERHSDTISQNTLENLTPDTPTNDLVNDTKIICEVEIVQMDVKQEINTEDNEASDSVDDVKSELPNEKIDHSLSEIPMLKELCVATMPSVSEVIEQKNVKEDCRTPCDNKINDVRIELNDAGTESVNDISIKPEKKCNTESPTLALITELELKKDTEVQNNINHEILPVLEQESAEKDNVMSLVINDNVHLEEVVNDLDKSNAIAPIRSDDEIVIKDSASENAPKDLMNGINIDLYTSDNTLHTSYFETNGEINEFGHIDTLLTTDSTIYLDLPSMIKETSSFLESERIMSNQDTDFKEVVSSTPKGSENSFNNQESSTNECQFESTTDTKVPECELGSTLTKLEQRCAPENLSPLESPTKSHHTDTYDENSSIVLGPFENCSLELFKAVKSEIVDLPKEELLAFSSNFSEMDLETPSPLRDGNFLNEVPDIVHDDLVFDDLATVSETKPSTEAQSDNTENTYEKSNTEKHISPSTPPNSPGIFLASTSQQKYLVDIDLNAPNESAPRTFATVTETAAPFTPDSGLSSLQKEIDLNQIELQITTKLAMAENENNLNIEYSGPLTVEGFVTEDEVLMRESDAVPESYLAGNGIPLDDVREDLTLDTECVKALRDELELKLPLAQVAAIEPAESAGEAECPGDGVGEWRAELPPPPELVLSYPGALSPIAEETGPQLSAYENDTNWISTRTESSESYPEPCNNSTDDVTELPTGAHSGHNDHSTYTLHSRDNSLNFTYTVQKDVASSKEITMSADSLNASPLKKLKGDPLSPIDDRTYNKSDDEKQSNCERLSQVSPFLLSPSTDTSAPDNSDNLAGCSTLSKPTVPTDAKSSKPSETQCLSKATSIDSWCSNDTLYNVEENFDDLAMDPDVPIDFEENHEPEKEDKSESTDTLTHNEQEKELSHCSTYIIHDSKSEICETFSPDSITANFNTYTKPKTEAGATTSVQNKSELNDSTKNTQTKDLAYGTLMSGLPSGSNCSTELLSTADEAWKLSQPELVRRSPFGDDFNSTPPKSVAEDKEDECPEINSPTTNQPSINKMDSVDVTCLKDNSDSDNKSEMDSQDIIIGIDETQDLPHKTIANSHVTSTPLTEIDADIDEDNIECIPINLPKMNNDDSEYLTKNLPNFQSFLLSAEMRPQDISSSISNEVTSLNQDTEVLLEGESKSLSRNSKDSPAIPDGTLTYSDFEGSVITKPQEIDSRENSTDIGTSNVQDFRNSENSTPLWQQNLSSLIDASLSLLQNERRINEIIMQSAIDNTNQSESLVNCLDTPYTVTSPPSEVYLNESHINDINKSNDIFITDLDTEEETEQPHSIIITENPILMNRISSNINRNCDSQSVNLSYDSHTGLFQPLGKDRIIEQMNVLENNRTLPELEHTEDVSINDSVNESNSNTRNSLPNERDNDICNGGSQNYATVSFLNEAFEELVESNVDDNERDLENDEEVQEATSQVEKVENEEVTETHEENIYENLRQNEVNGVAEVEDETMTSVTENFLQNEKKYCTLDYYLPLMNDIRFTGPGTEVMSTSFNQDSSTDPTSPECEQDSKPDTVTDILKEWDSESDSHSTNSSSGEFIWRDGDGNATCLVPSAHFQHHREGGAPQAPEGPEVSELAERASSGSSGSSGSEGDEVEFVPSSWDCRAAPAKSSLRSLDHTAPDSKKRVVFKRQKYHSVYEYPREVCEATVDAPPDLPDFSTYCDWEAASAEEAELDYGQLFSDHNALDMYPLRAGIAFGADYEEDFFISSSTRPFEREFETLGVMSTASQFFPGMHAKQALLDRDVDDVDDFRAPPSPAPLPPTALAHTATPSLDFTTPDSGVEDITPGSTSTEDDFKTKKITDADSCWRTLDSASSSESVSPSSPGGEALGGLRHTRDKLKLDLPPSPHIPSPRHNRVFNFVLDKPKRRSQEERPELGTTPLVMTDETPVITSTLPLRDDVPDDVIPEPTFSTFGKCASTSAEPEQRAIVLTDDVHDSDKEDSSNSTVEAVKGEGTVLDSGDEDSGIERSSKATLERNKTTPNVS; translated from the exons CCGAACGAAGGAGCAGACAATCAG TTGTTCGCGCCGACCGCAAGCCTGCACAAtgcgcgcccgccgcccgaTGCCGTGTTCTCGGAGCCGGTCAATAACAACATCAGCGAAGACAACAACAATGGCCCGATCTCACTACGTGAGATGCAGAACATTGCCAACAACAACGCGGCAGCGTACATCGTCAGTGAGAACGAGGAGCGCAACAGGATAAGCCGAGAATCGGTTGTCGAATTTGAACCACTGCCTGCGGACTTGCGAGTCATTGATCCACTGGAAAGATGCGCTGATTGGTTCG GTGGTGAAGATTTGTCCAGGAATCGTCTGCAGTACCTGCGTGAAATTGGTAGAGGATGGTTTGGCAGG gtGGTTGAGGGTGAATTGGACAACACAAGCACATCAGTAGCGGTCAAGATTCTCAACCAGAATGCAAGTTTGGAAGACAAGGCTCGGTTCTTAGATGAAGCGAAGATATACAGGGACTCGAGACATGAGAACATACTAGGATTCGTCGCTAAATGCCTGCAGGAAGACCCCTGGATATTGCTGTTTGAACTTTGCTCTATC GATCTACAACAATATCTAATAGTGAATCGTCCCAAAATGGCAATATTGAACGAGAGCGGCGTACCACTGCAGCTAATGTGTGACGTCTCCTCCGCACTCTCATACTTACACTCTAGAGGATTGCTTTATGG CACACTATGGTGCGGCAGTGTGATGGTGCGCGAGGGTGAGCCTGCCCGCGCCGTGCTGGGCCAGTACGGAGCCGCGCATCCGCCGCACGACACCGCAGCACCGGAGACCAGGAGATACCCTGCAGTGAACAAT AGCAATAGTGAGGTATGGTCACTGGGCACGCTGATTTGGGAGATATGCGCTTGGGGTGCGCAGCCACAAGCCGCGCCTCCCCCTCTGCCAGACTTACCATGCCCCTATCGCACacattt ATATCAAGTGATGCAACTGTGTTGGAACCCCAACCCGGAGTCTCGGCCTTCCGCCGGTCAGGTGTACGCGCTGCTCAACCATCTGCACAGCACACACGCGCACAGCCGGCACGTCGACGCCGCGCACGACGACGGCTACGGCAGCAGTGACTTCGAGGAGCGCTGGCAGCGACTCAAACCCAACTCTATACCCAAGATAGACGAGCACGTCGCCATCGTGCACGCGCCCTCCACCTCCATGACCTCACACTTCACCTCCGAACAAGACCTCGACAATCCGCCCACCATGCAGGACACGCTCAGTATCGACCTCGACACTGCCGTCTCCCGCTCCAGTAGCATCATGTCGGATAAAGATCCATTATCTATTCAAATAAAGTCTGAAAGTCTAACCAATTTACATGGATCTCTAGAGGATGTTAGAAATATCTATCTGACACACAACGAAACAGCAGCCATAGAATGCCATCAAGGAAATGTAAGCCTTGACGATAATAAAGATAAGGACTACGATCGCTCCGACAGTTCCATGGACCCGTGGGTGAAAGATATCATCACTGGCAGCCAAGATGACGTCAGATATTACAAGGACGTGAGCGATGTGATAAAGAATCTcgataatatattaaactctGAAAAAACATCCAGCTCCGAATCCAGTCATCAAGCGAGTCCTTCCAGAGATAATCTAAGCTTGGAATGTAAGAAAGATTACCCGATGCAGAAGAGTTTAGTGAAATCACCCGGAATAACAAATTTCCAGAATATTTTAGAAGTCGGATTCGACTCGGAGATGAGAAACGATACATGTGAAGATGAAGGCGATCGAGAAACTATCGGAACTCTGAGCCACTCTTTCGAACGTCATAGCGATACAATCAGTCAAAATACACTTGAAAATTTAACACCAGATACACCTACGAATGATTTAGTTaatgatacaaaaattatatgtgaAGTTGAAATTGTGCAAATGGAtgttaaacaagaaataaacacTGAAGATAATGAAGCTAGTGATAGTGTAGATGATGTTAAAAGTGAATTGCCAAATGAAAAGATTGATCATAGTCTTAGTGAAATACCTATGTTGAAGGAATTGTGTGTAGCAACAATGCCTAGTGTAAGTGAAGTTATTGAACAGAAGAATGTTAAAGAAGACTGTCGTACACCTTGTgataataagataaatgaTGTAAGAATTGAACTTAATGATGCGGGAACTGAGTCAGTAAATGATATTTCCATAAAACCTGAGAAAAAGTGTAACACTGAATCACCAACTTTAGCATTAATTACTgaattggaattaaaaaaagacactgaagtacaaaataatattaaccaCGAAATCTTGCCTGTATTGGAACAAGAATCTGCAGAAAAAGACAATGTTATGTCTCTAGTCATTAATGATAATGTACATTTAGAAGAGGTAGTAAATGATTTAGATAAATCAAATGCCATTGCGCCGATTAGATCTGATGATGAAATTGTGATAAAAGACTCCGCTAGCGAAAATGCTCCTAAAGATCTCATGAACGGTATAAACATAGATCTCTATACAAGCGATAATACACTACATACGTcgtattttgaaacaaatggAGAAATTAACGAATTCGGACATATTGATACATTACTTACAACAGATTCAACAATATACTTAGATCTGCCGAGTATGATAAAAGAGACTAGTAGTTTTCTTGAATCGGAAAGAATTATGTCCAATCAAGATACAGATTTCAAAGAAGTTGTCTCAAGCACACCCAAAGGAAGCGAAAATTCTTTCAACAATCAGGAATCTTCCACCAATGAGTGTCAATTTGAATCAACTACAGATACTAAAGTACCAGAATGTGAATTAGGATCTACACTAACAAAGTTGGAACAAAGATGTGCTCCGGAAAATTTAAGTCCCTTGGAATCTCCTACCAAGAGTCATCACACAGATACTTACGACGAAAACAGTTCCATAGTGTTAGGCCCGTTTGAAAATTGTTCACTCGAATTATTCAAAGCTGTGAAATCAGAAATTGTCGACTTACCCAAGGAGGAACTTTTGGCGTTTTCATCCAACTTTAGCGAAATGGATCTTGAGACACCTTCGCCCCTCCGCGACGGAAACTTTCTGAACGAAGTGCCGGATATCGTCCATGATGACTTGGTGTTTGACGACTTGGCGACTGTGAGTGAAACCAAACCGAGTACTGAAGCTCAAAGCGATAACACTGAGAATACGTACGAAAAATCAAATACAGAGAAACATATATCTCCGTCGACGCCGCCCAACTCTCCGGGTATTTTCTTAGCGTCGACATCACAGCAGAAATATTTAGTTGATATCGACTTAAATGCGCCGAATGAGAGTGCTCCGCGTACATTTGCTACTGTAACGGAGACAGCGGCGCCGTTTACCCCTGATTCAGGTTTGAGCTCTTTGCAGAAAGAGATCGATTTGAATCAAATAGAGCTGCAGATCACAACGAAATTAGCTATGGCAGAGAACGAGAACAATTTGAACATAGAATATTCTGGACCTTTGACAGTGGAAGGATTCGTGACGGAGGACGAGGTGCTGATGCGCGAGAGTGACGCGGTGCCCGAGTCCTACTTAGCAGGCAATGGAATACCACTCGACGATGTCAGGGAAGATCTAACTCTAGATACAGAATGCGTTAAAGCTCTGCGAGATGAATTAGAACTGAAGCTACCATTAGCACAG GTGGCTGCGATCGAGCCGGCGGAGAGTGCGGGGGAGGCGGAGTGCCCGGGGGACGGAGTGGGGGAGTGGCGCGCCGAGCTGCCGCCCCCGCCCGAGCTGGTGCTGAGCTACCCCGGCGCCCTCAGCCCCATCGCTGAGGAGACCGGCCCTCAGCTCTCTGCCTACGAGAACGACACCAACT GGATATCGACCCGTACTGAATCGTCTGAGAGTTATCCGGAGCCCTGCAACAACTCGACGGATGACGTGACGGAGTTGCCGACCGGCGCGCACAGCGGCCACAATGACCACTCCACCTACACTCTGCACTCCCGCGACAACTCTCTCAACTTCACCTACACCGTACAAAAGGACGTCGCAAGCAGTAAAGA aaTTACAATGAGCGCCGACAGTTTAAACGCCAGCCCATTGAAGAAGCTAAAAGGCGACCCGCTATCGCCAATCGATGACAGAACATATAACAAAAGCGATGACGAGAAACAATCGAATTGCGAAAGACTGTCTCAAGTATCGCCATTTTTATTGAGTCCGAGCACCGATACTTCGGCGCCCGACAACTCCGACAACTTGGCGGGCTGTTCGACCTTATCCAAACCGACAGTACCCACGGATGCCAAGTCCTCGAAACCCTCCGAAACTCAATGCCTATCGAAAGCGACCAGCATAGACTCGTGGTGCTCCAACGATACCCTCTATAATGTAGAAGAAAATTTCGATGACCTCGCAATGGATCCTGATGTACCAATCGACTTCGAAGAAAATCACGAACCGGAGAAGGAGGATAAAAGTGAAAGCACGGACACGCTGACGCACAACGAACAGGAAAAAGAATTGAGCCACTGCTCCACTTACATCATACACGATAGCAAGTCAGAGATTTGTGAAACTTTCTCACCTGATTCGATCACCGCTAATTTCAACACGTACACGAAACCGAAAACCGAAGCGGGAGCGACCACATCTGTTCAAAATAAATCCGAATTGAATGATTCCACAAAGAATACGCAAACGAAAGATCTCGCTTACGGCACGCTTATGTCAGGGTTACCTTCGGGTTCCAACTGCTCTACAGAATTACTGTCGACGGCCGATGAGGCTTGGAAATTATCACAACCTGAGTTGGTAAGGAGATCGCCTTTCGGAGATGACTTTAACTCAACACCCCCGAAATCTGTTGCAGAAGATAAAGAAGACGAATGTCCGGAAATAAATAGCCCGACAACAAATCAACCGAGCATCAATAAAATGGACAGCGTTGATGTTACCTGTCTAAAAGATAATTCTGATAGTGATAACAAATCTGAAATGGACAGTCAAGACATTATAATAGGAATCGATGAAACCCAGGACCTTCCTCACAAAACTATAGCCAATTCCCACGTAACAAGTACACCATTGACTGAAATTGATGCGGACATTGATGAGGACAATATAGAATGCATACCTATTAATTTGCCAAAAATGAACAACGATGATAGCGAATATCTTACGAAAAACTTGCCAAATTTCCAATCGTTTCTCCTATCCGCTGAGATGAGACCTCAAGACATATCCTCCAGTATAAGTAATGAAGTTACCAGCCTCAACCAAGACACTGAGGTTTTATTAGAAGGTGAAAGCAAAAGTTTGAGCAGAAATAGCAAAGACAGTCCTGCGATTCCCGACGGAACACTCACGTATTCAGATTTCGAAGGCTCTGTAATTACAAAGCCTCAGGAAATAGATTCCCGGGAGAACAGCACAGATATTGGTACAAGTAATGTTCAAGATTTTCGAAATTCAGAAAACTCAACACCTTTATGGCAACAGAACCTTTCTTCACTAATAGACGCTAGTTTAtcattattacaaaatgaaaGAAGGATTAACGAAATTATAATGCAATCCGCAATAGATAACACGAACCAATCAGAAAGTTTGGTAAACTGTTTAGATACTCCTTATACAGTAACGAGTCCGCCTAGcgaagtatatttaaatgaatctcatattaatgatattaataagtctaatgatatatttataacagatttaGATACAGAAGAAGAAACTGAACAGCCTCATTCTATTATCATAACGGAAAACCCTATATTAATGAACAGGATcagttcaaatattaatagaaattgtGATTCTCAAAGTGTTAACCTGTCTTACGATTCACACACGGGTTTGTTCCAACCTCTTGGTAAGGATAGAATTATAGAACAAATGAATGTTCTAGAAAATAACAGAACTCTGCCAGAGTTAGAACATACAGAAGATGTTAGTATAAATGATAGTGTAAATGAATCAAACTCGAACACTAGGAATTCTTTGCCGAATGAAAGAGACAATGATATTTGTAATGGCGGTAGTCAAAATTATGCGACCGTGAGCTTTCTAAATGAGGCATTCGAAGAACTTGTTGAAAGTAATGTTGATGATAATGAAAGAGATTTAGAAAATGATGAAGAAGTTCAAGAAGCTACAAGTCAAGTTGAAAAAGTTGAAAACGAAGAAGTTACGGAAACTCACGAAGAGAATATTTACGAGAATCTGAGACAGAATGAAGTGAATGGCGTTGCTGAAGTTGAAGATGAAACTATGACGTCAGTGACTGAGAATTTTTTACAGAACGAAAAGAAATACTGCACACTAGATTATTATTTGCCTCTGATGAATGACATCAGATTTACTG GTCCAGGTACAGAAGTGATGAGTACATCGTTCAATCAAGACTCTTCTACTGATCCGACATCTCCCGAGTGCGAGCAGGACAGCAAGCCCGATACCGTCACTGACATACTGAAAGAGTGGGACAGCGAGAGTGACTCACACTCTACTAACTCATCCAGTGGAGAATTCATATGGAGA GACGGCGACGGCAACGCCACCTGTCTCGTACCCTCTGCGCACTTCCAACAT caCCGCGAGGGCGGGGCGCCCCAGGCTCCAGAAGGTCCCGAGGTATCGGAGCTGGCGGAACGAGCATCTTCCGGCTCCTCCGGGTCGTCGGGCTCAGAGGGCGACGAGGTGGAGTTTGTGCCCTCCTCGTGGGACTGCCGCGCCGCGCCTGCCAAGTCCTCGCTCCGCAGCCTCGATCACACAGCGCCG GATAGCAAGAAACGTGTGGTGTTCAAGCGTCAGAAGTATCACTCGGTGTACGAGTATCCGCGCGAGGTGTGCGAGGCGACAGTAGACGCGCCGCCCGACCTGCCCGACTTCTCCACATACTGCG ACTGGGAGGCGGCGAGTGCGGAGGAGGCGGAGCTGGACTACGGGCAGCTGTTCAGCGACCACAACGCGCTCGACATGTACCCGCTGCGAGCCGGCATTGCGTTCGGTGCAG attacgAAGAAGACTTCTTCATATCATCGTCGACGCGTCCTTTTGAGCGCGAGTTCGAAACCCTCGGCGTGATGTCGACCGCGAGCCAGTTCTTCCCCGGCATGCACGCCAAGCAGGCGCTGCTCGACCGCGACGTAGACGACGTGGACGACTTCCGCGCCCCGCCCTCGCCCGCCCCCCTCCCCCCGACCGCCCTCGCGCACACAGCCACGCCCTCCCTCGACTTCACCACACCCGACTCCGGCGTCGAGGACATCACGCCCGGCTCCACCAGCACCGAGGATGACTTCAAAACCAAGAAAATTACTGACGCCGACTCCTGTTGGCGGACCCTCGATAGCGCCAGCTCCAGCGAGTCCGTCAGCCCCAGCTCACCGGGGGGCGAAGCGCTAGGAGGGCTCCGGCACACGAGGGACAAGCTGAAGCTGGACCTGCCGCCCAGCCCGCACATACCCTCGCCCCGGCACAACCGAGTGTTCAACTTCGTGCTCGACAAGCCCAAGCGGCGCAGCCAGGAGGAGCGGCCGGAGCTCGGCACGACGCCGCTCGTGATGACGGACGAGACGCCCGTCATCACGTCGACGTTACCTCTGCGAGATGACGTGCCGGACGACGTCATCCCCGAGCCCACATTCTCTACGTTCGGCAAGTGCGCCTCCACCAGCGCGGAGcccgagcagcgcgccatcgTACTCACCGACGACGTGCACGACTCCGACAAGGAAGATAGTTCCAACTCCACTGTGGAGGCGGTGAAGGGCGAAGGCACCGTGCTCGACAGCGGAGACGAGGACTCAGGCATCGAGAGGAGCTCCAAGGCCACACTAGAAAGGAATAAAACAACTCCCAATGTTTCCTAA